The Diaphorobacter ruginosibacter genome contains a region encoding:
- a CDS encoding ABC transporter substrate-binding protein — MLNRRCILATGALSALPLATPFSALAQARKDSLTLALVLEPPGLDPTAGAASSIAEITLYNIYETLTKINPDGSVSPLLAESWEVSPDLRTYTFKLRKGVTFQNGEPFNAAAVKYSFDRAGGDKSTNKDKRTFASLSTKVIDDSTVVVINSEIDPDLLFMLGQATAIIVEPKSAATNATKPVGTGPYKLDAWARGSSITLSAWPAYRQAAKIKIRRAVFRFIPDPAAQVASLLAGDIDVFARITPRSVAQFKANPRFQVVISGSRAKTILAINNSRKPLDDVRVRRAIAAAIDRKAVIQGAADGLGVPIGSYYVPGAFGYVDTTGVNPYDLEKAKKLMAEAGVKTPLELTMTLPPTPYARQGGEIITAELAKIGIKVKTQNVEWAQWLSGTYGNRNYDLSIISHVEPFDLNNYTKPDYYWAYQSEKFNALYEKIKTAERPADRARLLGDAQRMLADEVPGVYLYQPQWVSVANKNLRGLWKDMPVFVNDLSTMSWS, encoded by the coding sequence ATGCTCAACCGTCGCTGCATTCTGGCCACCGGCGCGCTGTCCGCCCTCCCCCTCGCCACGCCGTTCTCCGCGCTGGCACAGGCCAGGAAAGACAGCCTCACGCTGGCGCTGGTGCTCGAACCCCCGGGGCTCGACCCCACGGCAGGCGCCGCCTCCTCCATCGCCGAGATCACGCTCTACAACATCTACGAGACGCTCACCAAGATCAATCCGGACGGCAGCGTGTCTCCGCTGCTGGCCGAAAGCTGGGAGGTTTCACCCGACCTGCGCACCTACACCTTCAAGCTGCGCAAGGGCGTGACGTTCCAGAACGGCGAGCCCTTCAACGCCGCCGCCGTGAAGTACTCGTTCGACCGCGCGGGTGGAGACAAGAGCACCAACAAGGACAAGCGCACCTTCGCCAGCCTCAGCACCAAGGTCATCGATGACAGCACGGTCGTCGTGATCAACAGCGAGATCGACCCCGACCTGCTCTTCATGCTGGGCCAGGCCACGGCCATCATCGTCGAGCCCAAGAGCGCGGCGACCAATGCCACCAAGCCCGTGGGCACCGGTCCATACAAGCTCGATGCCTGGGCCCGCGGCTCGTCGATCACGCTGAGCGCCTGGCCGGCCTATCGCCAGGCAGCCAAGATCAAGATCCGGCGCGCGGTGTTCCGCTTCATCCCCGATCCGGCCGCGCAGGTCGCTTCGCTGCTGGCGGGCGACATCGACGTGTTCGCCCGCATCACGCCGCGCAGCGTGGCCCAGTTCAAGGCCAACCCACGCTTTCAGGTGGTCATCAGCGGCTCGCGTGCCAAGACCATCCTGGCCATCAACAATTCGCGCAAGCCGCTCGACGATGTGCGCGTGCGCCGTGCGATCGCCGCCGCCATCGACCGCAAGGCGGTGATCCAGGGTGCCGCCGACGGACTGGGCGTGCCCATCGGCAGCTATTACGTGCCGGGCGCTTTCGGCTATGTCGACACCACGGGAGTGAATCCCTACGACCTGGAAAAGGCCAAGAAGCTGATGGCCGAGGCCGGCGTGAAGACACCGCTTGAGCTCACCATGACGCTGCCGCCCACGCCCTATGCACGCCAAGGCGGAGAGATCATCACCGCAGAGCTCGCCAAGATCGGCATCAAGGTGAAGACGCAGAACGTGGAATGGGCGCAGTGGCTGTCGGGCACGTACGGCAACCGGAACTACGACCTGTCCATCATCTCGCATGTGGAGCCGTTCGACCTGAACAACTACACCAAGCCCGACTACTACTGGGCCTACCAGTCGGAGAAGTTCAACGCGCTCTACGAGAAGATCAAGACCGCAGAGCGCCCCGCCGACCGGGCACGCCTGCTGGGCGACGCACAGCGCATGCTGGCCGACGAGGTGCCGGGTGTCTACCTGTACCAGCCGCAATGGGTGAGCGTGGCCAACAAGAACCTGCGCGGCCTGTGGAAGGACATGCCCGTGTTCGTGAACGACCTGAGCACCATGTCCTGGTCCTGA
- a CDS encoding ATP-binding cassette domain-containing protein: MNATHATHAASAAPLLRITDLERTYDLPRSRLFGPREQVHALRGVSLSLNSGQSVGIVGESGSGKSTLARIVMALDAPTAGSVELDGRDLHRMDPSALRAARRDFQMVFQDPYGSLDPRQTIERIVSEPMQALQHAARDLQRERVAEVLGQVGLRAGDAQKYPHEFSGGQRQRIAIARALITRPRLIVADEPVSALDVSVQAQVLNLMQDLQREQGLSYLLISHDLAVVSHLCNEVVVMHQGRIVERGTPARLFAHAEHPYTRALIAAVPQIAPGGARARRAARRLQASS, translated from the coding sequence ATGAACGCCACGCATGCAACGCATGCCGCGAGCGCAGCGCCGCTGCTGCGCATCACCGATCTGGAACGCACCTACGATCTGCCGCGCAGCCGCCTTTTCGGCCCGCGCGAGCAGGTGCATGCCCTGCGCGGCGTGAGCCTGTCCCTGAACAGCGGGCAGAGCGTGGGCATCGTCGGCGAATCGGGCTCGGGCAAGTCCACCCTCGCACGCATCGTCATGGCGCTGGATGCGCCGACAGCGGGCAGCGTGGAGTTGGATGGCCGCGACCTGCACCGCATGGATCCCAGTGCCCTGCGCGCCGCGCGCCGCGACTTCCAGATGGTGTTCCAGGATCCCTACGGCTCGCTCGACCCGAGGCAGACGATCGAGCGCATCGTCTCGGAGCCGATGCAGGCACTGCAGCATGCCGCGCGCGACCTGCAGCGCGAGCGCGTGGCCGAAGTGCTCGGCCAGGTGGGCCTGCGCGCAGGCGATGCCCAGAAGTATCCGCACGAATTCTCGGGCGGCCAGCGCCAGCGCATTGCCATCGCACGGGCTCTGATCACCCGGCCTCGCCTGATCGTGGCGGACGAGCCCGTCAGCGCGCTCGATGTCTCGGTCCAGGCCCAGGTACTCAACCTGATGCAGGACCTGCAGCGCGAGCAGGGACTTTCGTATCTGCTCATCAGCCACGACCTCGCGGTGGTCAGCCACCTGTGCAATGAGGTCGTGGTCATGCACCAGGGCCGGATCGTCGAACGCGGCACGCCGGCCCGGCTGTTCGCCCACGCGGAGCATCCCTATACGCGTGCGCTGATCGCTGCCGTGCCGCAGATCGCCCCCGGCGGAGCACGCGCACGGCGCGCAGCGCGCAGGCTGCAGGCATCTTCCTGA
- a CDS encoding ABC transporter ATP-binding protein — translation MNEDNAPTREPPLLDVSGLGITLRTHRGLAQAVRNVNFQLARGETIGLIGESGSGKSLTAMALMGLLPQGAATQGRVTFAGDDLLALPEPRMCRIRGQRIGMIFQEPMTALNPVHTIGAQVAEPLRLHRGLSARQARAAALDLLDRVGIPQPAQRIDAYPHQFSGGQRQRITIAMALACKPDLLIADEPTTALDVTVQQQILDLIADLVDEHRMSLILISHDLGVISQNVDRMLVMYGGTVVESGSTGQVFEHMAHPYTRGLLAARPRMASADAPQKIRLSTIAGTVPELSDLPTGCPFAGRCSFTADACWTSSPPDVQPQPGHVVRCLRDEAMSGAGA, via the coding sequence ATGAACGAAGACAACGCACCGACCCGCGAACCACCCCTGCTCGACGTCTCTGGGCTCGGCATCACGCTGCGCACCCATCGGGGGCTTGCGCAGGCGGTGCGCAATGTGAACTTCCAGCTTGCACGCGGCGAGACGATCGGCCTCATCGGCGAATCGGGCAGTGGCAAATCGCTGACGGCCATGGCGCTCATGGGCCTGCTGCCCCAGGGCGCCGCCACCCAGGGCCGCGTGACGTTCGCGGGAGACGACCTGCTTGCGCTTCCCGAGCCCAGGATGTGCCGGATTCGCGGGCAGCGCATCGGCATGATCTTCCAGGAGCCGATGACGGCGCTCAACCCGGTGCACACCATCGGCGCACAGGTGGCCGAGCCCCTGCGGCTGCACCGCGGCCTCTCCGCCCGCCAGGCCCGGGCCGCGGCGCTCGACCTGCTTGATCGCGTGGGCATTCCCCAGCCCGCGCAACGCATCGATGCCTATCCCCACCAGTTCTCCGGCGGCCAGCGCCAGCGCATCACCATCGCGATGGCGCTCGCCTGCAAGCCCGACCTGCTGATCGCGGACGAGCCGACCACGGCGCTCGATGTCACGGTGCAGCAGCAGATCCTCGACCTCATCGCTGACTTGGTCGACGAGCACCGCATGTCGCTGATTCTGATCTCGCACGATCTGGGGGTGATCTCGCAGAACGTGGACCGCATGCTCGTGATGTACGGCGGCACCGTGGTGGAGAGCGGCAGCACCGGACAGGTCTTCGAGCACATGGCCCATCCCTACACCCGCGGCCTGCTCGCGGCGCGTCCGCGCATGGCATCGGCCGACGCGCCGCAGAAGATTCGCCTGAGCACGATCGCCGGCACCGTGCCCGAACTCTCGGACCTGCCTACGGGATGCCCCTTCGCGGGACGCTGCAGCTTCACGGCGGATGCCTGCTGGACAAGCAGCCCGCCCGATGTGCAGCCGCAGCCCGGGCACGTCGTGCGCTGCCTGCGCGATGAGGCCATGAGTGGAGCCGGCGCATGA
- a CDS encoding ABC transporter permease, whose translation MHPRTSNPALPSAPGFWQRALRNHSFVLGGVLTLLLLAMAALSFAWTPYSAYTVEMDSALQPASAAHWLGTDAYGRDVLTLLLVGARSSITVGVIAVGIGLLIGGALGLLAAARRGWVEELVMRIADFTFAFPALLLAIMLTAVYGASIRNAIIAIGIFYIPTFARVTRASARQIWSRDYILAARACGKGPMRITLEHVLPNILPALIVQATIQFALAILAEAALSYLGLGTQAPEPSWGRMLAEAQTLMFQSPLLSVWPGVAIALAVLGLNLLGDGLRDVLDPRLARQR comes from the coding sequence ATGCACCCGCGCACATCGAACCCTGCATTGCCCTCCGCACCGGGCTTCTGGCAGCGCGCGCTGCGCAACCACAGCTTCGTGCTGGGGGGCGTGCTCACCCTGCTGCTGCTCGCCATGGCCGCGCTGTCCTTCGCCTGGACGCCCTATTCCGCCTATACCGTCGAGATGGACTCGGCACTTCAGCCTGCCAGCGCAGCGCATTGGCTCGGCACGGATGCCTATGGCCGCGACGTGCTCACGCTGCTGCTGGTAGGTGCGCGCAGCTCCATCACGGTCGGCGTGATCGCGGTGGGGATCGGTCTCCTCATCGGCGGCGCCCTGGGCCTGCTCGCCGCCGCGCGCAGGGGCTGGGTGGAAGAGCTCGTGATGCGCATCGCCGACTTCACCTTTGCGTTCCCCGCGCTGCTGCTCGCCATCATGCTCACCGCCGTCTATGGCGCGAGCATCCGCAACGCCATCATCGCGATCGGCATCTTCTACATTCCCACTTTCGCCCGCGTCACACGGGCCTCGGCCAGGCAGATCTGGTCGCGCGACTACATCCTTGCCGCGCGGGCCTGCGGCAAGGGCCCCATGCGCATCACGCTCGAGCATGTGCTGCCCAACATCCTGCCCGCACTCATCGTGCAGGCCACGATCCAGTTCGCGCTGGCGATCCTGGCCGAGGCCGCTCTGTCCTATCTGGGCCTGGGAACGCAGGCGCCCGAGCCGTCCTGGGGCCGCATGCTGGCCGAGGCGCAGACGCTGATGTTCCAGTCCCCCCTGCTGTCGGTGTGGCCGGGCGTGGCGATTGCTCTGGCGGTGCTGGGCCTGAACCTGCTCGGCGACGGTCTGCGCGACGTGCTCGATCCACGGCTGGCACGCCAACGCTGA
- a CDS encoding ABC transporter permease, translating to MAIFLIKRLLTLLTTLLAASAVVFLVLEILPGNAAQVLLGPDASPEAVVELTQQLGLDQPALSRYLHWIGGLVRGDMGTSYAYGSPVGELIFERLALTIPLAIMAMLFTTLIALAAGIYAASRHNRLGDVGVMGLAQIGIAIPNFWFAILLILVFSVKLQWFSAGGFPGWSADDGGGLLPALQALLLPAISLAVVQAAILARITRSAVLDVSREDFVRTARAKGLTERAALWRHVLRNAMIPVVTVMGLQFANLLAGTIVVENVFYLPGLGRLIFQSIANRDLIVVRNCVLLLAAMVVVVNFVVDVLYAVIDPRVKAGEL from the coding sequence ATGGCCATCTTTCTCATCAAGCGCCTGTTGACGCTGCTGACGACGCTGCTTGCGGCGTCGGCCGTGGTGTTCCTGGTGCTGGAGATTCTTCCCGGCAACGCCGCCCAGGTGCTGCTCGGGCCGGATGCCTCCCCGGAAGCCGTGGTGGAGCTCACCCAGCAGCTCGGGCTCGACCAACCCGCACTCTCGCGCTATCTCCACTGGATCGGTGGATTGGTCCGTGGCGACATGGGCACGAGCTATGCCTATGGTTCGCCCGTGGGCGAGCTGATCTTCGAGCGCCTGGCGCTCACCATTCCACTGGCCATCATGGCCATGCTGTTCACCACACTGATCGCGCTGGCCGCCGGCATCTACGCCGCATCGCGCCACAACCGGCTGGGCGACGTCGGCGTCATGGGATTGGCGCAGATCGGCATTGCCATACCGAACTTCTGGTTCGCCATCCTGCTGATCCTCGTTTTCTCCGTGAAGCTGCAATGGTTCTCCGCGGGCGGCTTTCCCGGCTGGAGCGCGGACGACGGCGGCGGCCTGCTGCCGGCACTTCAGGCGCTGCTGCTCCCCGCAATTTCCCTCGCGGTGGTTCAGGCCGCGATCCTCGCGCGCATCACGCGCTCGGCGGTGCTCGATGTATCGCGCGAGGATTTCGTGCGCACGGCACGTGCCAAGGGACTCACCGAGCGGGCGGCGCTCTGGCGCCATGTGCTGCGCAACGCGATGATCCCCGTCGTCACCGTGATGGGCCTGCAGTTCGCCAACCTGCTGGCCGGCACGATCGTGGTGGAAAACGTGTTCTACCTGCCGGGCCTCGGTCGCCTGATCTTCCAGTCGATCGCCAATCGCGACCTGATCGTCGTGCGCAACTGCGTGCTGCTGCTCGCGGCCATGGTGGTGGTGGTGAACTTCGTCGTGGACGTGCTGTATGCCGTCATCGATCCGCGCGTGAAGGCAGGCGAGCTCTGA
- a CDS encoding YfhL family 4Fe-4S dicluster ferredoxin has translation MALMITDECINCDVCEPECPNNAIYMGEEHYDIHHDKCTECVGHFDEPQCVAICPVACIPTHPEHVETRETLMQKYLRLQAA, from the coding sequence ATGGCTTTGATGATCACCGACGAATGCATCAATTGCGATGTCTGCGAGCCGGAGTGCCCCAACAACGCCATCTACATGGGCGAGGAGCACTATGACATCCACCATGACAAGTGCACCGAGTGCGTGGGGCACTTCGATGAGCCGCAATGCGTGGCGATCTGCCCCGTGGCCTGCATTCCCACCCATCCCGAGCACGTCGAGACGCGCGAGACGCTGATGCAGAAATACCTGCGGCTGCAGGCAGCCTGA
- the pth gene encoding aminoacyl-tRNA hydrolase: MIKLFVGLGNPGPEYEATRHNAGFWWIDELARDLKVSLMPERSYFGLMARANVGGNTIWLLEPQTFMNASGKSVGALARFFKIAPHEVLVAHDELDIPPGQVKLKRGGSHAGHNGLRDIHAQLGSSDYWRLRIGIGHPGVKSEVVNWVLKKPSPDQRKLIDDSIFHSLKSWPVMVEGDMEKATMQVHTNKPPRPKPPKPEGAAGASGAKKEQE; this comes from the coding sequence ATGATCAAACTGTTTGTTGGCCTGGGCAATCCCGGCCCCGAGTACGAAGCCACACGACACAACGCCGGATTCTGGTGGATCGACGAACTGGCGCGCGACCTGAAAGTCTCGCTCATGCCCGAGCGCAGCTACTTCGGCCTGATGGCACGCGCGAATGTGGGCGGCAACACGATCTGGCTGCTCGAACCCCAGACCTTCATGAATGCCTCGGGCAAGTCCGTAGGCGCACTTGCCCGCTTCTTCAAGATCGCGCCACACGAAGTGCTCGTGGCGCATGACGAGCTCGACATTCCCCCGGGACAGGTCAAGCTCAAGCGCGGCGGCAGCCACGCGGGCCACAACGGCCTGCGCGACATCCATGCGCAACTGGGCTCATCGGACTACTGGCGCCTGCGCATCGGCATCGGGCATCCAGGCGTGAAATCGGAAGTGGTGAACTGGGTGCTGAAAAAACCCTCGCCCGATCAACGCAAGCTCATCGACGACAGCATTTTCCACTCGCTCAAATCCTGGCCGGTGATGGTCGAGGGCGACATGGAGAAGGCGACCATGCAGGTGCACACCAACAAGCCCCCAAGGCCCAAGCCTCCAAAGCCCGAAGGAGCAGCCGGAGCCTCCGGCGCGAAGAAAGAGCAGGAATAG